The following proteins come from a genomic window of Frankia casuarinae:
- a CDS encoding DUF4037 domain-containing protein, which produces MPGVPHAAALLGEGSEVLGFDDEVSPDHDFGPRVQLFVPPGFDTEPVNVTLERLPARFEGFPVIYPDSDRHDGRPHHQVEVTTTRAFFVDRLGVDPADGMGLADWLLAPTQILASLTGGVVLHDPLALLTARRRALAWYPDDVWRYVLAAGWLRVSQEEPFVGRAGGRDDDLGSRVLAARVARDLARIGFLLECRWAPYNKWLMTAFAQLALGGQVGRYLHRALRAMRWREREAALCAAASHLADVTNRLGLAEPVDPAPRRFHTRDIQILGADRLTRALTDAISDPQLRALLTGFGHRPDGLLGHLPGASGRLAAWLMTVHAE; this is translated from the coding sequence GTGCCGGGTGTGCCTCATGCCGCGGCGTTGCTCGGTGAGGGTTCCGAGGTGCTCGGTTTCGATGACGAGGTCTCCCCGGACCACGATTTCGGCCCTCGTGTGCAGTTGTTCGTCCCGCCGGGCTTTGACACCGAGCCGGTCAACGTCACGCTGGAGAGGCTGCCGGCTCGGTTCGAGGGTTTCCCGGTCATCTATCCGGACAGCGACCGACATGACGGCCGGCCGCACCACCAGGTGGAGGTGACGACCACGCGAGCGTTCTTCGTCGATCGACTCGGTGTCGACCCCGCCGACGGGATGGGTCTGGCGGACTGGCTGTTGGCGCCGACGCAGATCCTGGCGAGTCTCACGGGCGGCGTGGTTCTGCATGACCCGCTCGCTCTTCTTACCGCGCGGCGCCGGGCGCTGGCCTGGTATCCCGATGATGTCTGGCGCTATGTCCTGGCGGCCGGCTGGCTGCGGGTCAGCCAGGAGGAGCCGTTCGTCGGCCGCGCCGGCGGCCGGGACGACGATCTTGGCTCGCGCGTGCTTGCGGCCCGGGTGGCCCGTGACCTTGCCCGGATCGGGTTTCTGCTCGAATGCCGGTGGGCCCCGTACAACAAGTGGCTGATGACCGCGTTCGCGCAGCTGGCCCTCGGCGGCCAGGTCGGTCGGTACCTTCACCGTGCGCTGCGCGCGATGCGGTGGCGGGAGCGTGAGGCGGCGCTGTGTGCCGCGGCCAGTCACCTCGCCGACGTCACGAACCGGCTGGGTCTGGCTGAGCCTGTCGACCCTGCGCCGCGCCGCTTTCACACCCGGGACATCCAGATACTCGGCGCTGACCGCCTCACCCGTGCGTTGACCGATGCGATCAGCGATCCGCAGCTGCGAGCCCTCCTCACCGGTTTCGGACATCGACCTGACGGCCTACTCGGCCATCTCCCGGGCGCGTCGGGCCGCCTGGCGGCGTGGCTTATGACGGTCCACGCCGAATGA
- a CDS encoding VOC family protein translates to MEIKELGHLVLYVRDIERSSAFYRDVLGWRQIFPDPAGADGNPLRAPAAAFSSGRTHHELLLIEVGEDAAAIPQGRRVGLYHFGLKVGDSDDELRAVLARLHDADVTVVGASDHTVTHSLYILDPDGNEIELYIDVPGVDWRSTPALAAAPVRPLRL, encoded by the coding sequence GTGGAGATCAAGGAACTGGGACATCTCGTCCTCTACGTCCGGGACATCGAGCGTTCCAGCGCCTTCTACCGGGACGTACTCGGCTGGCGGCAGATCTTTCCCGACCCGGCGGGCGCGGACGGCAACCCACTGCGGGCCCCCGCCGCCGCGTTCTCCTCCGGACGCACCCACCACGAGCTGCTCCTCATCGAGGTCGGCGAGGACGCGGCGGCCATACCCCAGGGCCGGCGGGTGGGATTGTACCACTTCGGGCTGAAGGTTGGCGACAGCGACGACGAGCTGCGCGCGGTGCTCGCCCGTCTGCACGACGCGGATGTGACCGTCGTCGGCGCGTCGGATCACACGGTCACCCACAGCTTGTACATCCTCGACCCGGATGGCAACGAGATCGAGCTCTACATCGACGTTCCCGGGGTCGACTGGCGGAGCACTCCCGCGCTCGCCGCGGCTCCGGTCCGTCCGTTGCGGCTCTGA
- a CDS encoding nucleotidyl transferase AbiEii/AbiGii toxin family protein, translating into MITSLQRAVARIFFGLPESAGFAVAGGAALIVRDLVDRETRDVDLFTALPPTASIPDTAAAFERAAASQGWAVRRVQLTDSFARLVVETDGEVLIVDLGVDSPPDEPPTLTELGPTLSAHDLAARKTLALFGRAEARDFTDVYDLVNVFAKEELVHLAQAQDGGFDLRVFADMIGTIGRFTDDDLGLPGPAADRLRHFFSAWRQEITGG; encoded by the coding sequence ATGATCACATCGTTGCAGCGGGCGGTTGCGCGGATCTTCTTCGGGCTGCCCGAGAGCGCGGGCTTCGCGGTCGCGGGCGGCGCCGCGCTCATCGTGCGTGATCTCGTCGACCGCGAAACCCGCGACGTCGATCTGTTCACCGCCCTCCCGCCCACGGCATCGATCCCCGACACGGCGGCGGCGTTCGAACGCGCAGCGGCTTCGCAGGGCTGGGCCGTTCGGCGGGTCCAGCTCACGGACAGCTTCGCCAGACTTGTCGTCGAGACAGATGGTGAGGTATTGATCGTGGATCTTGGCGTCGACAGCCCGCCGGACGAACCACCCACCCTCACCGAACTCGGCCCGACACTCAGCGCCCACGACCTGGCGGCCCGCAAGACCCTCGCTCTGTTCGGCCGAGCCGAGGCGCGTGATTTCACCGACGTGTACGACCTGGTGAACGTCTTCGCCAAGGAGGAGCTCGTCCACCTCGCCCAGGCCCAGGATGGCGGCTTCGACCTGCGGGTGTTCGCCGACATGATCGGAACCATCGGCCGGTTCACCGACGACGACCTGGGGCTGCCCGGCCCGGCCGCCGACCGGCTACGCCACTTCTTCTCCGCCTGGCGTCAGGAAATCACCGGCGGCTGA
- a CDS encoding helix-turn-helix transcriptional regulator, producing MADSLTGRLIESARLEAGLSGAELARRAGTSRPTLAAYEHGVKSPTLETATRLLAAAGFRLDAVPVPSFEVVVDGRGRPFTVPDRLPRLPIRQALARVRLPVHLNWSNPDRTYDLADRRQRHRLYEIVLREGTADDILAYVDGALLADAWPELVLPAPIRRAWERVAFR from the coding sequence ATGGCGGATTCGCTGACAGGCCGACTGATCGAATCCGCGCGGCTGGAGGCGGGCCTGTCCGGGGCTGAGCTCGCGCGGCGGGCGGGCACGTCACGGCCGACGTTGGCGGCCTATGAGCACGGGGTGAAGTCACCGACGTTGGAGACCGCGACGCGTCTGCTGGCGGCGGCGGGCTTCCGGCTCGACGCGGTGCCGGTGCCCTCGTTCGAGGTCGTGGTGGACGGGCGGGGGCGACCGTTCACCGTGCCGGATCGGCTGCCTCGGCTCCCGATACGGCAGGCGTTGGCACGGGTGCGCCTGCCTGTCCATCTGAACTGGTCCAACCCCGACCGGACCTACGACCTCGCCGACCGCCGACAGCGCCACAGGCTGTACGAGATCGTCCTGCGAGAGGGGACGGCGGATGACATCCTCGCCTACGTCGACGGGGCACTGCTCGCCGACGCCTGGCCGGAGCTCGTCCTTCCCGCCCCGATCCGGCGCGCCTGGGAACGGGTTGCCTTCAGATGA